In a genomic window of Actinomycetota bacterium:
- a CDS encoding PhoH family protein produces MSILPSESRAEARITVPASQPMVALLGVSDAHIRLIEAAFPAVVILVRGNEIQLTGAPEEVGIAETLIGEMLAVLRTGQLLTQESVDRSITLLRSGTRPTEVLTANILSNRGRTIRAKTLNQKRYVDAIDNNTVVFGIGPAGTGKTYLAVAKGVQALQAKRVSRIILTRPAVEAGERLGFLPGTLSEKIDPYLRPLYDALHDMIDPESIPRLMTSGTIEVAPLAYMRGRTLNDAFIILDEAQNTSAEQMKMFLTRLGFGSTMVITGDVTQVDLPGGTTSGLRVVGDILDEIDDVAFCQLTSGDVVRHKLVGRIVEAYARYEAQREV; encoded by the coding sequence ATGAGCATCCTGCCTTCTGAGTCGCGCGCAGAGGCGCGCATCACTGTTCCTGCTTCACAGCCGATGGTTGCGCTCCTGGGCGTCAGCGATGCGCACATTCGATTGATAGAGGCGGCCTTTCCAGCCGTGGTGATACTTGTGCGCGGCAATGAAATTCAGTTGACCGGTGCACCTGAAGAGGTTGGAATCGCAGAGACACTCATCGGCGAGATGCTCGCTGTGCTGCGCACGGGGCAGTTGCTGACCCAAGAGTCAGTGGATCGCAGCATCACTCTTCTTCGCAGTGGCACTCGCCCCACTGAGGTGCTGACGGCAAATATCCTGAGCAATCGCGGGCGCACGATTCGGGCCAAGACTCTCAATCAGAAGCGCTATGTGGACGCCATCGACAACAACACCGTCGTGTTCGGCATCGGCCCGGCAGGTACCGGCAAGACGTACCTCGCTGTGGCAAAAGGCGTGCAGGCCCTCCAGGCAAAGAGGGTGTCACGCATCATCCTGACTCGCCCTGCCGTTGAAGCTGGTGAGCGCCTTGGTTTCCTGCCCGGAACCCTGTCGGAGAAGATCGACCCATATTTGCGTCCGCTCTACGACGCGCTGCACGACATGATCGATCCCGAGTCGATCCCGCGACTGATGACCAGCGGCACAATCGAAGTCGCACCGCTTGCGTACATGCGTGGCCGCACCCTGAACGACGCATTCATCATTCTTGATGAGGCGCAGAACACCTCGGCCGAACAGATGAAGATGTTCCTCACCCGTCTTGGCTTTGGCTCGACGATGGTGATCACCGGTGACGTGACCCAGGTTGATCTGCCCGGCGGCACTACGAGCGGCCTGCGCGTCGTCGGCGACATCCTCGACGAGATCGATGACGTGGCTTTTTGTCAGTTGACTTCCGGCGATGTGGTGCGTCACAAACTCGTTGGACGCATTGTTGAGGCCTATGCGCGTTATGAGGCGCAGCGCGAAGTATGA
- a CDS encoding metal ABC transporter permease, producing MDWWIEPFSLGFEQRALIGGALAGLMSSIVGTWLVLRGMSFFGDAFVHGVVPGIAAAVVLGINPVIGAAVAALVMVLLIELVNRQTALTEDTGIGLLFVGMLALGVVIISRLSSFSGSLTTILFGDALGVTTSDLWAQGILALAIVIVTTALYRPLLALSFNRDKAELLGMRPKATHAALLILIAAAVIGSFQSVGTLLVFGLLVGPPATAALLARTVPRMMLISAGIALVSVWLGLTFSYHLGTAGSATMALMPILIFFIVLTVTRLRMIFAKRTAVEKAEYA from the coding sequence ATGGACTGGTGGATCGAGCCCTTCTCGCTGGGCTTTGAGCAGCGCGCACTCATCGGAGGCGCGCTTGCCGGTTTGATGTCTTCCATCGTCGGAACGTGGTTGGTCCTTCGCGGGATGAGCTTCTTCGGCGATGCATTCGTGCATGGAGTTGTTCCCGGCATTGCTGCGGCAGTCGTCCTGGGTATCAATCCCGTCATTGGGGCAGCAGTCGCGGCCCTTGTGATGGTGCTGCTGATCGAGCTGGTGAATCGTCAAACCGCGCTTACTGAAGACACTGGCATCGGTCTGCTGTTCGTAGGCATGCTGGCACTTGGCGTCGTGATCATCTCCAGGCTGAGCTCTTTCTCGGGCAGTCTGACCACCATCTTGTTTGGTGATGCACTGGGCGTGACGACCAGCGATCTATGGGCTCAAGGAATACTTGCTCTGGCAATTGTCATCGTGACAACGGCTCTCTATCGACCACTGCTGGCGCTTTCGTTCAATCGCGACAAGGCCGAGCTTCTCGGGATGCGACCCAAAGCCACCCACGCGGCTCTGCTGATCCTGATTGCCGCGGCAGTGATCGGAAGTTTCCAATCGGTGGGAACGCTGCTGGTCTTCGGACTGCTGGTCGGACCGCCGGCTACAGCGGCACTTCTGGCGCGGACCGTGCCGCGCATGATGCTGATCTCGGCGGGAATAGCTCTGGTCTCTGTGTGGCTTGGCCTCACCTTCAGCTACCACCTCGGCACAGCGGGTTCGGCAACCATGGCGCTGATGCCGATTCTTATCTTCTTCATCGTGCTCACCGTCACTCGACTTCGCATGATCTTTGCCAAGAGAACTGCAGTGGAGAAGGCCGAATATGCCTGA
- a CDS encoding cytidine deaminase, whose protein sequence is MDELNPEDAKLVTLARGARARIGASQGAAVRDELGRTYAGATVELPSLHLSSLELAVAQAVAAGATGLECAVVVGGSEIEHTSVRDLGGSGVTILICAANGSVQSRIAS, encoded by the coding sequence ATGGATGAACTGAACCCTGAAGACGCCAAGCTCGTCACTTTGGCGCGCGGGGCACGTGCTCGCATCGGTGCTAGTCAGGGGGCTGCTGTGCGCGATGAACTCGGCAGAACCTATGCAGGGGCAACAGTCGAATTGCCGAGTTTGCATCTGAGCAGTTTGGAGCTCGCCGTTGCGCAGGCAGTGGCCGCCGGTGCGACGGGTCTTGAGTGTGCAGTTGTGGTCGGCGGCTCTGAGATTGAACACACAAGTGTGCGCGATCTTGGTGGGTCGGGTGTCACAATCCTGATCTGTGCTGCGAACGGCTCCGTGCAGTCGCGGATAGCGTCCTGA
- the era gene encoding GTPase Era: MAFRSGFVSIVGRPNAGKSTLTNRLVGQKIAITSSKPQTTRRLIRGILTSEESQLILVDTPGLHRPRTLLGERLNDQVRETWTTVDAIGLCLPADQLIGPGDRYIAKQIVELGRIPIIAIITKSDKVSREALAERLLDAQLLAEQLGTQWAAIVPVSANNGENIDALVAEFIDLMPEGPLLYVDGEVTDEPLEIAVAELIREAALEGVSDELPHSIAVTIEEMGLRAGRSADRPLTDIHANLFVERDSQKSIIIGKGGSRLKAVGTKARQNIEHLVGTPVYLDIRVKIAKDWQRDPKQLRRLGF, translated from the coding sequence ATGGCCTTTCGCAGTGGTTTCGTCTCCATCGTCGGACGCCCCAATGCTGGGAAGTCAACGCTGACGAACCGCTTGGTTGGGCAGAAGATCGCCATCACCTCATCGAAGCCGCAGACCACCCGGCGACTCATTCGAGGAATCCTTACAAGCGAAGAATCCCAACTCATCCTCGTCGACACCCCGGGCTTGCACCGTCCACGCACTCTCCTTGGAGAACGCCTCAACGATCAGGTCCGCGAAACCTGGACCACAGTCGACGCAATCGGCCTTTGTCTTCCGGCCGATCAATTGATCGGGCCAGGCGACCGCTACATCGCCAAGCAGATCGTCGAGCTCGGCCGAATTCCCATCATTGCCATCATCACCAAGTCCGACAAAGTCTCGCGTGAGGCGCTTGCTGAGCGTTTGCTCGATGCTCAATTGCTGGCTGAGCAACTTGGCACTCAATGGGCAGCGATCGTGCCGGTCTCGGCCAACAACGGCGAGAACATCGATGCTCTTGTGGCGGAATTCATCGACCTGATGCCTGAAGGTCCACTGCTCTATGTCGATGGAGAGGTCACTGATGAGCCTTTGGAGATCGCAGTCGCCGAGCTCATCCGCGAAGCCGCACTGGAAGGCGTGAGCGACGAACTCCCACATTCGATCGCTGTGACCATCGAAGAGATGGGCCTGCGAGCGGGACGATCTGCAGATCGTCCGTTGACCGACATCCACGCGAACCTCTTCGTTGAACGTGACAGCCAGAAGTCGATCATCATCGGCAAGGGCGGCTCGCGCTTGAAAGCGGTGGGCACCAAGGCTCGCCAGAACATCGAGCATTTGGTTGGCACGCCGGTCTATTTGGATATTCGAGTGAAGATCGCCAAGGATTGGCAGCGCGATCCCAAGCAGCTGCGCCGCCTTGGTTTCTAG
- a CDS encoding phosphoribosyltransferase family protein: MTAYSSFAEAGRLLAVEVLASGRFFDPCVIGMNARGQLVASPVARALGVPCEPVAVLKTGDSVTTTELPETLGRTVIVVDDGVESGTAARVVGVAIRATGALRIVLAVPVCPQERIAELGAIYDELAVLHVCADGLPLEGHYLDFDLLS; this comes from the coding sequence GTGACCGCCTATTCAAGTTTCGCGGAAGCAGGGCGCCTTCTGGCCGTTGAAGTGCTCGCTTCTGGACGATTCTTTGACCCATGTGTCATCGGGATGAATGCTCGAGGGCAGTTGGTGGCAAGTCCGGTGGCAAGGGCACTCGGCGTCCCGTGCGAACCGGTGGCAGTTCTGAAGACGGGCGATTCGGTAACCACCACTGAATTGCCCGAGACTCTCGGGCGAACCGTGATCGTGGTTGATGACGGAGTTGAATCGGGAACAGCGGCGCGCGTTGTCGGCGTGGCCATCCGAGCGACGGGCGCCTTGCGGATTGTTCTCGCGGTGCCGGTGTGTCCCCAAGAGCGCATTGCAGAACTCGGCGCTATCTACGACGAACTTGCTGTCCTGCACGTGTGCGCGGACGGCTTGCCCTTGGAAGGTCACTACCTGGATTTCGACCTTCTCTCGTAG
- a CDS encoding isoprenyl transferase — protein sequence MKKQVRLPTPHSAGVKPPKLPSDLVPRHVAVVMDGNGRWAKERGLPRTAGHEQGEASLLDCVHGALELGIGWISAYAFSTENWKRSPEEVRFLMGFNRDVIRRRRDEMNEMGVRIRWAGRRPKLWRSVINELEEAERLTAKNTTLTLTMCVNYGGRAEIADAAAAMARDVQAGRLNAERIDERMFHRYLDEPDMPDVDLFIRSSGEQRTSNFLLWQSAYAELVFMDTLWPDFDRRHLWHACEIYAARDRRYGGALPNQAPQ from the coding sequence ATGAAGAAGCAGGTGCGCCTTCCAACGCCGCATAGCGCCGGCGTCAAGCCGCCGAAGTTGCCATCTGATCTCGTGCCCCGTCATGTTGCTGTCGTGATGGACGGCAATGGGCGCTGGGCAAAGGAGCGCGGGCTGCCCCGAACTGCGGGACATGAACAAGGCGAGGCCAGCCTGCTCGATTGCGTGCATGGCGCACTCGAGCTCGGCATCGGCTGGATCTCTGCCTACGCCTTCTCAACTGAGAACTGGAAACGCTCACCTGAAGAGGTGCGATTCCTGATGGGATTCAATCGCGATGTCATTCGTCGTCGCCGTGATGAGATGAATGAGATGGGCGTTCGTATCCGATGGGCCGGACGGCGACCAAAGTTGTGGCGCAGTGTGATCAATGAGTTGGAAGAAGCCGAGCGGCTGACGGCCAAGAACACAACGCTGACGCTGACGATGTGTGTGAACTACGGGGGCCGAGCGGAAATTGCTGATGCAGCTGCAGCGATGGCTCGCGATGTTCAAGCTGGTCGATTGAATGCCGAGCGCATCGACGAGCGAATGTTCCACCGCTATCTCGACGAGCCCGATATGCCTGATGTCGATCTGTTCATTCGATCGTCGGGGGAGCAGCGCACGAGCAACTTCTTGCTCTGGCAGTCGGCATATGCCGAACTGGTGTTCATGGACACCTTGTGGCCCGATTTCGATCGCCGACATCTGTGGCATGCCTGCGAGATCTATGCCGCACGAGATCGTCGCTACGGCGGAGCACTTCCGAATCAAGCGCCGCAATGA
- a CDS encoding HIT domain-containing protein — MSDCLFCSIVAGEIPADVVLRTEDVVAFRDISPQAPVHLLVVPIAHYANVQELSAAAPELTASLIGAAATVAANAGVGEAYRLVFNTGAAVGQSVLHVHGHVLGGREFTWPPG, encoded by the coding sequence ATGTCTGATTGCCTGTTTTGCAGCATCGTCGCTGGGGAGATCCCTGCTGATGTTGTGCTGCGCACGGAGGATGTTGTCGCCTTTCGCGATATCAGCCCGCAGGCGCCTGTGCACTTGCTCGTGGTGCCGATTGCTCACTACGCCAATGTTCAAGAGCTCTCCGCTGCGGCACCAGAGCTCACCGCGAGCCTCATTGGTGCTGCGGCGACCGTTGCGGCTAACGCAGGGGTGGGGGAGGCCTATCGCTTGGTGTTCAACACAGGCGCGGCTGTTGGCCAGTCGGTATTGCATGTGCACGGACACGTTTTGGGCGGAAGGGAATTCACATGGCCACCGGGATAA
- a CDS encoding hemolysin family protein — protein sequence MASAWLLAIAVVLVVLAGLLVSAETAIGRVSRSRIEELRREKQKSADRLLILLEDRARYVNVLLFLSTVATVGATVIVGYVCVDTLAIGHDWSYGGALLLAVGVMVVVSYVALGVAPRTLGRQHADRIAMSSAGLVRTMATILGPITSLLIVIGNALTPGKGYREGPFASQAELRELVDLAEADSLIEDDERQMIHSVFELGDTRAREVMVPRTEMVVVERQKSLRQALSLGLRSGFSRIPVIGEGADDIVGVVYLKDLVRRVFDDRQAEEDELVESLMRKTFFVPDSKPVDELLRDMQAARVHLAIVVDEYGGTAGLVTIEDVLEEIVGEIADEYDTEMPEVTELGDGGYRVSSRMHVEDVAELLGIKIDAEEEGVDTVLGLLAKRLGRVPIPGAAIIEDGYVLTAESSGGRRNRINAIRVERIFAEDQVKAQTDG from the coding sequence GTGGCTAGCGCCTGGCTGCTCGCCATCGCAGTGGTTCTTGTGGTGCTCGCAGGTCTGCTCGTCAGTGCCGAAACGGCCATTGGTCGGGTCTCGCGATCTCGGATCGAGGAACTCCGACGAGAAAAGCAGAAGTCAGCCGACCGACTGTTGATCCTGCTCGAGGATCGTGCTCGCTACGTGAACGTCCTGCTCTTCTTGTCTACCGTTGCCACCGTTGGCGCGACAGTCATCGTTGGGTATGTCTGCGTTGACACCCTTGCCATTGGGCACGACTGGTCATACGGCGGCGCCTTATTGCTCGCAGTCGGGGTCATGGTCGTCGTCTCATACGTTGCTCTCGGCGTTGCGCCGCGTACCCTTGGGCGCCAGCACGCTGATCGCATTGCGATGTCGAGCGCAGGGTTGGTGCGCACAATGGCCACGATCCTTGGGCCGATCACCTCATTGTTGATTGTGATCGGCAATGCGTTGACTCCCGGCAAGGGCTATCGCGAAGGTCCGTTTGCGTCACAAGCTGAATTGCGCGAGTTGGTTGACCTCGCTGAAGCCGACAGCCTCATCGAGGACGACGAGCGTCAGATGATTCACTCGGTCTTTGAACTTGGCGATACGCGCGCGCGAGAGGTCATGGTTCCGCGCACCGAGATGGTCGTTGTCGAGCGCCAGAAATCCTTGCGGCAGGCACTGTCTCTTGGCCTGCGATCCGGATTCAGTCGGATCCCGGTCATCGGTGAAGGCGCTGATGACATTGTCGGCGTGGTGTATCTGAAGGACCTCGTGCGACGAGTCTTCGATGATCGTCAGGCCGAGGAGGATGAACTCGTTGAGTCGCTGATGCGCAAGACCTTCTTCGTGCCCGACAGCAAGCCGGTCGATGAGCTTCTGCGCGATATGCAGGCCGCGCGCGTTCACCTGGCCATCGTGGTTGATGAATACGGCGGTACGGCCGGCTTGGTCACTATCGAAGATGTGCTCGAGGAGATCGTCGGTGAGATCGCTGATGAATATGACACTGAGATGCCTGAGGTGACCGAGCTGGGCGATGGTGGCTATCGCGTGAGTTCGCGCATGCACGTTGAGGATGTGGCTGAGCTTCTCGGCATCAAGATCGACGCTGAAGAAGAAGGCGTGGACACAGTGCTCGGGCTTCTGGCCAAGCGACTGGGTCGCGTGCCGATTCCTGGAGCGGCAATCATTGAAGATGGCTATGTGTTGACTGCCGAGAGCAGCGGTGGGCGCCGCAACCGAATCAACGCTATTCGCGTGGAGCGCATATTCGCAGAGGATCAAGTGAAGGCTCAGACCGATGGATGA
- the recO gene encoding DNA repair protein RecO has translation MPLYRDEAIVLRTHKLGEADRIVTLLTRRHGRVRAVARGVRKTSSRIGARLEPFSHVDVQLYEGKNLDNVTQVETIDSHGAQLSGDYGRWTTAMAMVETAERLTPVEREPAVQQYVLLLSGLRSLVGGGHDSPLILDSYLLRSLSIAGWSPSFDECARCGTAGPHRAFSVQGGGMVCGDCRPPGSATPSIAAIALLAALLSGDWELADASEVRERREASGLVAAFLQWHLERGLRSLPFVDRDDRKLGS, from the coding sequence GTGCCGCTTTATCGTGACGAAGCCATCGTGCTGCGGACCCACAAATTGGGCGAGGCCGATCGCATCGTGACTCTCTTGACTCGCAGGCATGGTCGAGTCCGAGCAGTGGCTCGCGGGGTTCGCAAGACATCCAGTCGCATTGGGGCTCGCCTTGAGCCGTTCAGTCATGTCGATGTGCAGCTCTACGAGGGAAAGAACCTGGACAACGTCACGCAGGTTGAGACCATCGACTCGCACGGAGCGCAACTCTCAGGTGACTACGGACGTTGGACTACAGCAATGGCGATGGTCGAGACAGCCGAGCGTCTGACTCCAGTTGAGCGCGAGCCCGCCGTGCAGCAGTACGTCCTGCTCTTGAGTGGATTGCGATCACTGGTCGGCGGCGGTCACGATTCACCGCTCATCTTGGATTCCTATCTCTTGAGGTCCTTATCCATCGCTGGTTGGTCGCCTTCTTTCGATGAGTGCGCGCGCTGTGGTACAGCCGGCCCGCATCGGGCCTTCTCAGTCCAAGGTGGCGGCATGGTGTGTGGCGATTGCCGCCCACCAGGTTCGGCAACTCCATCGATCGCCGCCATCGCCTTGCTCGCTGCCCTGCTCAGTGGCGACTGGGAGCTTGCCGATGCCAGTGAGGTGCGCGAGCGTAGGGAAGCCAGCGGGCTGGTGGCAGCCTTTTTGCAATGGCACTTGGAGCGGGGATTGCGTTCGCTGCCTTTTGTCGACCGTGACGATCGAAAGCTTGGTTCATGA
- a CDS encoding transcriptional repressor encodes MTSGPRSTRQRAAVASALDGLDDFRSSQELHEYLRTRGESVGLTTVYRTLRAMADAGEVDVIVREDGESVYRQCSGSHHHHLVCRKCGSAVEIEGPAVERWADAVAAQHRFTEVSHTLELFGLCAHCGA; translated from the coding sequence ATGACAAGCGGACCACGTTCTACCCGCCAACGCGCCGCAGTTGCGTCAGCGCTCGATGGCTTAGATGACTTTCGCTCAAGCCAGGAATTACATGAATACCTCCGCACTCGGGGCGAAAGCGTGGGGCTCACCACGGTCTACCGGACTCTGCGAGCAATGGCTGATGCTGGCGAAGTCGATGTCATCGTCCGCGAAGACGGGGAGTCTGTCTATCGCCAGTGCAGCGGCTCACACCATCATCACTTGGTCTGCCGCAAATGTGGCTCGGCAGTTGAGATCGAAGGACCGGCGGTTGAGCGCTGGGCTGATGCGGTAGCTGCGCAACACAGATTCACCGAAGTCAGCCATACCTTGGAGCTCTTCGGCTTATGCGCTCATTGCGGCGCTTGA
- a CDS encoding metal ABC transporter ATP-binding protein, whose product MPDVHSHHNHSAAVDAVVADDVVLGHNSHIAVHASSFFIPAGKVTTVIGPNGSGKSTLLHAIAGLISPLAGSLRVLDSQPQSRREHISYVLQNTTVPVGTPITVAESVMMGRYPGLGLMRRPSKLDKARVGEAMEKLRITDLAKRHLSELSGGQRQRVYVAQGIAQDHDLLLLDEPLTGLDIGSAQTIDEIIHQEPEGGCTVILTTHDLDEARASDFVVLLAGRVIAAGPPAAVLTNDNLLTAYGLGGLHRSEDAEPSTDHHHHEDGHNDHDHNHGH is encoded by the coding sequence ATGCCTGACGTGCATAGCCATCACAACCACAGCGCCGCAGTTGACGCTGTGGTTGCCGACGATGTCGTGCTCGGGCATAACTCGCATATCGCAGTGCATGCCTCGTCGTTCTTCATCCCCGCTGGCAAAGTGACAACCGTCATCGGACCAAACGGCAGCGGCAAATCAACCTTGCTGCACGCCATCGCGGGGCTGATCAGTCCACTCGCCGGCAGCCTTCGCGTACTCGATTCGCAACCACAGTCACGTCGGGAGCACATCAGCTACGTCCTGCAGAACACGACCGTGCCCGTCGGCACACCGATCACCGTTGCCGAGTCCGTAATGATGGGTCGCTACCCCGGGCTTGGGTTGATGCGCCGCCCAAGCAAGCTCGACAAAGCTCGGGTAGGTGAGGCGATGGAGAAGCTGCGCATCACCGATCTTGCCAAGCGCCATTTGAGTGAGTTGTCAGGTGGCCAACGGCAGCGGGTCTACGTGGCTCAAGGCATTGCGCAGGATCACGATCTGCTGCTGCTCGACGAGCCTTTGACTGGTTTGGACATCGGCTCTGCTCAGACGATTGACGAAATCATCCATCAAGAGCCCGAGGGCGGGTGCACGGTCATCCTCACCACCCACGACCTGGATGAGGCTCGGGCTTCAGATTTCGTTGTGCTGTTGGCCGGGCGCGTGATAGCTGCAGGCCCACCGGCAGCCGTGCTCACCAATGACAATCTGCTGACTGCCTACGGGCTTGGCGGATTGCATCGAAGCGAAGATGCCGAGCCCTCCACCGATCATCATCATCACGAAGACGGTCACAACGATCACGACCACAACCACGGGCATTGA
- a CDS encoding antibiotic biosynthesis monooxygenase, translating into MSELQGDSSAPILLVINRFRVASDQSASFAEDARLALATLAGSVGFIDGAIAQATDETDLRLVTTRWKDVGSYRRALSRFEVKVSAVPLLSQAIDESSAFEAVHMISDGETITVASGRAADADVIGLGRASAARVPPVQL; encoded by the coding sequence GTGAGTGAACTGCAGGGTGACTCTAGTGCGCCCATCTTGCTTGTGATCAACCGCTTTCGGGTCGCTTCGGATCAGAGTGCGAGCTTTGCCGAGGATGCCCGTCTCGCTTTGGCGACCCTGGCTGGGAGTGTCGGATTCATTGATGGCGCAATCGCTCAGGCCACTGATGAGACTGATTTGCGCCTGGTCACCACCCGATGGAAAGACGTTGGTTCCTACCGTCGGGCTCTTTCAAGATTTGAGGTCAAGGTTTCTGCGGTTCCGCTGTTGTCGCAGGCCATCGACGAATCCTCCGCCTTTGAAGCTGTGCACATGATCAGTGATGGAGAAACGATCACCGTTGCCTCTGGGCGTGCGGCAGACGCCGACGTCATTGGGCTGGGCCGCGCCTCGGCCGCGAGAGTTCCGCCGGTTCAACTGTGA
- the ybeY gene encoding rRNA maturation RNase YbeY, whose amino-acid sequence MTLTCENETNYQVDLEGLKAEAEFLFGALQLHPETELAITLISTADMEELHLEWMQEPGATDILSFPMDELRPSMDPQPGMLGDIVICPEFVEYDTQRPGMSLSQRLEFLLVHGMLHLIGYDHATEDEYDVMFAFQDELLVQWQGARGVVGGERG is encoded by the coding sequence ATGACGCTGACTTGCGAGAACGAGACGAATTACCAAGTTGATCTGGAAGGACTGAAGGCTGAGGCTGAGTTCCTTTTCGGCGCCTTGCAATTGCACCCGGAAACTGAGTTGGCGATCACTCTGATCAGTACGGCCGATATGGAGGAACTGCATCTTGAATGGATGCAGGAGCCGGGTGCTACCGACATCCTGTCCTTCCCGATGGATGAGCTGCGGCCATCAATGGATCCCCAACCCGGGATGCTCGGCGACATCGTGATCTGTCCGGAGTTTGTTGAATATGACACCCAGCGCCCGGGGATGTCCCTGTCGCAGCGGCTGGAGTTCCTTCTGGTTCATGGGATGCTGCATCTCATCGGCTACGACCATGCAACAGAGGATGAGTACGACGTGATGTTCGCATTTCAGGATGAACTGCTGGTGCAGTGGCAGGGCGCACGCGGCGTAGTAGGGGGAGAACGTGGCTAG
- a CDS encoding metal ABC transporter substrate-binding protein: MAFIAGRTSALILLTAVGLSACSSAEPSSSTSSDGLSIVATTTMLGSVVGDLAACAGGEVTTLLPNGADPHDFAPSSQQVASLVHADIVIANGLGLEGGLVDALESAKSDGATVYEVAPDISPRKFAGTTTPDPHFWFDMTRMAHAVELIGDQLAVKGGAKYKSCATAEAEKIRSAEQEVKAILASVPAKRRVLVTDHDAFGYFANAYGYSIVGAVIPSGTTLAEPSTVDLAALAKTITDKGVTAIFANTNTPKALATAVAGEVGYPVSVVDLYVDSLGPAGSSAGTYIGYMHTDAQRIAEALKS; this comes from the coding sequence ATGGCCTTCATCGCAGGGCGCACCTCTGCGCTGATCCTGCTCACAGCGGTAGGCCTGAGCGCTTGCAGCAGCGCTGAGCCCTCGAGTTCGACTTCCTCCGATGGACTGTCAATCGTGGCCACTACCACGATGCTCGGCAGCGTCGTGGGTGACTTGGCGGCCTGTGCTGGGGGTGAGGTCACCACCTTGCTCCCCAATGGAGCCGATCCGCATGACTTTGCTCCGTCCTCCCAGCAAGTGGCATCGCTCGTTCACGCCGACATCGTGATCGCAAATGGGCTCGGCCTCGAAGGTGGGCTCGTTGACGCTTTGGAGTCAGCGAAAAGCGACGGTGCAACGGTGTATGAAGTCGCGCCTGACATTTCCCCTCGCAAGTTCGCTGGGACAACGACCCCGGACCCTCACTTCTGGTTCGACATGACGCGCATGGCGCATGCGGTCGAGCTGATTGGCGATCAGCTCGCCGTGAAGGGTGGCGCAAAATACAAGAGCTGTGCCACTGCAGAAGCAGAAAAGATCCGCTCAGCAGAGCAAGAGGTGAAGGCGATTTTGGCGTCAGTGCCAGCGAAGAGGCGTGTGCTGGTCACTGATCACGACGCATTTGGCTACTTTGCGAATGCATACGGCTACTCAATTGTTGGCGCCGTCATTCCCTCTGGCACCACCTTGGCTGAGCCAAGCACGGTCGACCTTGCAGCGCTCGCCAAGACGATCACGGACAAGGGAGTCACGGCGATCTTCGCGAACACCAATACCCCGAAGGCTTTGGCTACAGCCGTTGCAGGGGAAGTGGGATACCCGGTTTCCGTCGTTGATCTGTACGTCGACAGCCTGGGACCCGCGGGCAGCAGTGCCGGCACCTACATCGGATACATGCACACCGATGCTCAGCGCATCGCAGAGGCCTTGAAGAGCTGA